In Ornithorhynchus anatinus isolate Pmale09 chromosome 5, mOrnAna1.pri.v4, whole genome shotgun sequence, the DNA window AAGTGCCTAAATGGATAAACTGCAACGAAGAATTTTTACAAATTCGGAACACTTTCTAAGCCCCGGTAAGTTCTTGTTAATATTTAACACGTATTTTCATACGGAGCACGCAATGAGTGGCTGCAGTCTAATGCTTCGAACACGTCGTTACCAAATTGCAAGGAGGCACGGAGGAGCGGTGCTGGCTTTTAATTTGAAAATCACTCTGATCACGGAAGGAAAATTGGGCTCTTTAGATTTGAAAATGGTGTTCCCCCAAAGCATCGCCAGACCAAAAACTCTTTTAGAAATGACCAAATTTGCACACAAAATAAATTTCTGGAAGATGCTTAAGCAGTGCCTACGTGATGTCTTGTGTCCTGTATTAGATTGTTGGGAGAAATTGTTTTCCGGTAACACGTTCTTCAGAATTAGGAAATAGGAAAAAACAAAACCGTGTTAACCGATCTTCGCCTTAAAAATTTAAACTAGCAACATCCTCAAACGTACGTAGTCCGTTTTCCCGATAAAGCACACCTCCTGCTTCGAATAATCCGTCGACCTCGACGGCGAGCGTACGTCCCGGGATGGTTATCCCGCTGTCGGAAAGCCGAGCTCTTCGGGTTTCCTGGTTCGGCTGCTAGTGCTCGGAGGAGAAACATCCCCCCCAGGTAGATCGGAGCCGACGGGTGGCAGCTGGCCCGTTGGATCCCGTCTCTTTTGGAAACCAAAAATacgaaggaaaggggagggaggggacggggcagcCGGTGGTCTGCCGTGACGGCCGAACGTCCGGCCCTGCCTCTGAGGGCTGACGCGGCCCAGGGTACGCAGCCGTGTTGCCCCTGTTcgtgtcccgtcccgtccccccgccgcAGGGGGATGTCTGAGAggccggggagagggatgggaaggcTTCTGACGGGACTTTGGTTTCACCACGTCGTGTGGCTTGTGATTGTGGTTGAAAGCGGAGGTGGGAAGATCGAACGGAAACCTCGTGCCGTGACCCCGGGCCAGACCGGGCGTCCACGGGTACCGGACGAAGCGCGGCTttttctcccgctctctctccacGAACACGCGGGTTTCTCAGGGTCCCGCACGGCCGTACGTCCGTGCCGGGGGGTGCTAGGGTGAGACGGCCAAAACGTGGTTGGAGGTCCACCCTTAACCACTGGCTCCCGCGCTCCCCTCCGTGCCCCGGCGGGGGTCCCGTTCGGCCCTGCCGGACGGTCGTGACCTCCGTGACCCGCCACCGCCCCCCGGTGAGTCCGCGTTGCTCGGAGGCGGGGTGTCTCCTAGTGAGAAATGTGGCTTTTAACCAGCACCGCCTCCCTCGCCCCGAgaccctcgccctcctcccctccaaaggGAAGCGGGGGCCTGAGCCGCGGAGCCGCCTACGGGTGGCACCGACCACCCCCGAGCCTTCCGGCTTCTCGTGGGGCTACTGTTGACGGGGCCTgagccctccctccctggccaccccccgccgcccccagagtAACCAGGGCGGGGACCCTCCCTCACGGAGATCCCGGCGGTTTGGACGGAGAGACaggctctcccccgcccctccccaccccccgcgacGCGCCGGACCGTTTCGTTGCAGGCGGTAGGATCGGAGCGACCCGTTGGCCCCGGGCCGGACCGACGCCCTCGATCGATCACACTTTAAGGCATTTACACTATTGCTGTTGCCAAATCGTTTGCTGGTTCCAAGTTGGGTTGCTCGTGCGCAAGTGTATATGAATCATGTTCTGTTTCTGATGAAAGGGAGATTTTTTTATATAAAAGTACTTGTTTTATAAACGAAAGCAAATGAAGGATGTTAATTGtgtggtttggaaaaaaaaaacctaatataTTGCAAATGGATCCCGTAATGATATATAGTTGTCTTATTTGAAATAGTAAATGAAAACTCTAGCTAATTTAATGATTGTAAAACAGTAAATATGTTCTTGTAGTTTTGTATAATTAATTAGTTGAGATCTTTGCTGACCAGTTTTAATTGTGCAGAAGACGGTATACTAATCCATAACAGCTGAGATCATTTATATTCTTGCACACATCTATTAAAAACTTTAATGAAAAAGCtgaatggattgatttttttttttattaaaagacCGAAAGATTTCCCCACAAGAGTTTTTTAGGTCATTGGAAAGGATAAGATACGGTATCTTGCTGTGTTTTGATCTTGTACTTCTCTAGTGCGATTCTGTTCCATCTGATGCCAAACCAGAGTGCCAAAGGGCCCCCGGTGGGATGCGCAGGGGGAGGAAGCTTCATCCCAATATGTCATCTTCACCTGTGTCGCCTGTGTCCAGAGGTCTCTTGGTTACAGTGAGCCACTTTCTAGGGGTCCAGGAGGGTGAGGCAGTTTTAGGAACCAGAGTGaaatgtatccaccccaaagtctTGGAAGGAACAAACCAAAACTGGCACagtgaaaaatcaatcaaatcaatcaatggtttgtaatgagtgcctactgtatgcagagcactggagtgagcatttaataataataataatagtaataacgatggtattcgttaagcgcttactatgtgccaagcactgttcgaaatgctgggggagatacaaggtaatcaggttgtcccatgtggggctcagagtcttaatcccccttttacagattaagtaactgaggcagaaagaactaaagtggcttgcccgaagtcatgcagctgacaggtggcggagctgggattagaacccacaacctctgactcccaaacccgggctctttccactaagctatgctgcttccctttgagagtacacaggtggtaggcacaatccctgccctctgtctgGGGGGGCGGGACCAGGAACTGTTCAGCACCGTGTCTGTTGCCTAATTTGGTGAAATCGACCCCTGTCCTATATGTGaccaggatgggggggggggggggagacattcTTGTGCCACCATCAGCCACCTCTATCATTTAGGGTCCAAGCTAAGGTGCCAGGGGCAACCCGGAGCCTCCGTTTCACAGAATGACTTGATGGATCAATCGgacaatgatgtttattaagtgcttagtgtgtgcagagtaccgtattaagcactcgCGAGAGAGCTCGatacaacagaactgatagacgtgttccccgaccccaaggagcttacagtcttgagctgAGGAGATGATCATTCCTCTTCATTTACTCAAATACAGTGGCTTGAAAAATAAAACCTGTAAGCACCTGCAGTTAAAGAGGAACGCTTTGGAGTATCTGTGAGGTGAAGGCCTTTCCCTCCTCTTGAGGGTCCGGATCCTAAGGAGAATCAGGGGTAGAAAGGAAATGTCGATTCCCAGTCTCCTAGTAGTGATttgaggggtggggctggagttTAGGAGTTCCTTCTAGGCATTTCTCCTCAGAAGAAAACACCATATAATGAAGACGGCCCGTGCCTAAGCCTCGATCGCCTTCCTTCCGTTTACGCGCGAGCCTCCCGTTGGACTTCTCTTCTAGCCCTTTTACCCCCCATTAAGGTCCCGCCGTACCGTATGCATGTCCGAGCCCATCAGAGATGGGAAACATCCCAGCGGGCTGCCCTCCGTATGGGCTGGCTGGCCCGCTCGTTCGGGGTTGGGGAAATGATTTAGACAGAGCCACCCTTTCCTGTGATTTTACGGGGTTGGCTGAGGGGTGGGAAACGGCCATCGATTCACTTTGGGTTTCTGGCTGCTCAGAGGCCAGAGGGGATTCGCGTGCGGCTCCTTAGCAGACTGAGGCCGGAGGGGTTTCCGGCAGGCTTCCCGACCGCGAGGGCTGAGAGACGGCGGAGTTGCGTTACCCCCGGGAAGGAGGGGAACCCCCTAACGCCCCTCCCGGGGAAGCTCGTACAAACGGAAGCGGCAGCGCTCCTGCCTTCCGGTCAAGCCTGAAGGCCGAGACCGTAGAGGGCCGGAGCGGAACTTTTTCCCGGCCTCATACTGTGGAATTCCACCATTCTttgagaggggatggggtgggggaggggcacgGCCACTCCCTCTGTAATGGGTCGGTCCCCCACCCATGCCTGTCCCCCTTCTCCAATCCCCTCCCCCTCAAATCCCGCCCAGTTCCTCTACTTTTCTCAAAGGGTGCACTGggatcacttgtctgcttcatgatcttgggcaaatcacttcacttctctgtgcctcagttacttcatttgtaaaacggggattgagaccgtgagccccatgtgggacggggactgtgtctgacccgacttgcttgtgtccaccccactgcttagtacggtggctggcacactgtgagcgcttaacaaatactattgttattattatcatctcaggtAACCATCCAAATGTCCCACAGGCCGGAGGGCCTGGCTGGGGCTCCCCCGGTCTCTGTGTAGACAGCGGCTGCCGGAAGAAGTCTGGAAACTGggtagggggtggaggggcgggccAGCGCCCCAGGGGCTGTCGGGCCGGAGTGGGAGCCTGGGATGCCAGCGGCCACACCCACGGTGCCGGGGGTTTACTGGTTCGGCCCAGCTCGAGCAAGGCACAGGGCTTCCTGGGCTCCGGCTTCCAGGCCCacaccagcctctggcctggagatcGATCAGAGCAGCGGGGCCTACCGGCCCTAGTCCTacagccattcattcactcattcattcagtcgtgcttattgagtgctcactgtgtacacagcactggcctaagcgcttgggagagtacaatacaacaacaaacaggtacattgcctgtccacagcgagcttagtctCCAGGCCCCCTGGCTGCTCCCCCCGCGCCCGGGACGATGCGGTCAGGCACCTTCCCTGGCACCACAAGGATGGGTGCAGCAGCAGGGATGGCCCCCGCTGAGCCATCCCCACTCCCTCGCTCAATGGCTCCGTGCCCGGCGGGCTGCACCGGGCCGGGTACAACCTGGGATCCCAGAACAAGATCTCGTGGGGCTTCCGCCCTGCTCCACCTGCACCCACCGGGGCTGGGTGTGTGCCTGTCTGAACCCAGGCCTCAGACATTGGGACCGGCCAAGAGGACGATgaccacgaggaggaggaggacgaggaggagggagagatcagAGTAGCCAACCCTTGGCTTTGGTGGGAAAAAAACACCCCCAACTGCAGTTCCTTTTCCCCATTCTCATTTCATTGAACGGCGGCCATTCTCTGTCCAAAACAAAGCGTTTGTCACGGCCGACTGGGGGCGAGGCGCCTCACCTCTCCTCCCCGGATCTGCCGATTGCCGCATTCTGCCCAGGAAGTCGCTGGCACTCGCTAGCCGGGCCCCCGCACATCCCTACCTCGGGGCGGACCCCATTCTGGTCCCGCTGGCCGGAGCGCCCCCCTCACCGGACCAACGGCCCCCTCGACTCGAGACGGCTGGTCACCAGATCACGTCTTCGGTGCTCTCCGACAAGCATTTGGCGAGATGACCGTCCACGTCCGACTGCGACAGCCTGCACGGTGGAAAGAGACACGAGCGGGGCTCGGTTTGGGCTGACCTGAGCGGGGAGAAATCCGAGGGCGGCCACGGGGGTTGCCGGAAGGcttcacagagaaggaaaatgagaacgGTGCAGGAATGCCAACTCTGGAAATGACCCTCCCTTGGCAGACTTGTCTAAACAAGTCTcctcatcaatcgatcagtggtagctGTTGAGAAgtttactgcatgctgagcactgaactcatcatttgggagactacaatataacagacaaattccctggccacaacaagcggGAGTTTAAAAGGTTCTTCAGATAGGTGGAAATCTGCCTGGAGATTTCAGGTTGAATGTTCCATTCTTCCAGGGCCAAGGTTACTGAGTGGTGAAAGCCTCCTGTGATAAGACACTTACtagctgtctcctcctctaaactgcaagctattgtgcacagggaatgtgtctaccaactcttctgttacgagaagcagcgaggcttagtggaaagagcacaggcttgggagtcagaagtcatgggtcctaatcccggctccgccacttgtcagctgtgtgactctgggcaagccacttagcttctctgtgcctcagttacctccactgtaaaatggggatgaagactgtgagcccgtgggccaatctgtttaccttgtatctcccgcagtgcttagaacagtgcttggcacatagtaagcacttaaataccatcattattattactattctcctaAGACCTAAGcatggtgccctgcacaaagtcagcgctccataaataagactgattgattgacagaccaaCAGGGGTGCTCCGAGCCGTTTGGCCAACTCCAAAGGTGAGGATGGTACATTAGTTAACTcccagtggcccagtggaaggagcaggggacacCGGGAGTCAGTTGACCCAGggtctgatcccagttctgccactggccaggtgggtgaccttgggcaaatcacttagccttcTAATCGGCAAAATGTAGCAAGATGCCCgcactcccctcccttcctctccaccccggctcggaacagggactgtgttgttgCTGTCATCGCATCCTGACTCTGATCCTCTTCCTTTCCCGGCAAATGCCGTTCTCACTGTTTACAATGGGTGGTCCAAAAcgaatttcctcctgcccctcagcGTGGGGCAATCGTCTGAGTACAAACGATAAGTGCAACACTGCAGGCCCGGGGTGGCCGGAACCCATCACTCTGAGCGAATGGCCCTCGGCTGTATGCTGTCTGACAGGCcatcccccgttctagactgtgagctcgatctggacagggattgtcactgtttattgctgtacggtactttcccaaacgcttggtacagtgctctgcgcacagtaagcgcttaataaatacgactgaatggacgaATCGGAACGCGACCATCCGCCAGGCACTTCCCCTAAGCCCACTGCCACTAGGGTGTCCGCGAGTGCcggtcagtggacagagcacgagcccgCCCTGTGCTGAGGCTTGTTTTAGGGAGGACAAAGGCACAAAGGGGCCGGCCGCCCggcggaaggagggaggggagcactCTAACCAGGGGGACAGAGTAGGCCGGGGCACAGTTTGGCAGAAGCCACGACACAACACCCGGAATGAAGGTGATGGTGCCCGTGGGGCACTTTTAGCCGGGAAACGTTCATCAGAAACCCAGACAGAGCTCGGGTGGACGGGGCCGCCTGGTGGGAGGGTTGGGGCCCTCGCTACCCAACCCAGGCCCCGATCCACCAACCTGGAATTCCCAGCATGGACCCGGCATGAGAAGGGATTTCCCCGTCCTAATCGATTCTGAAGGGcctctgggggaggtgggggtccggGGCGGCGGCCTCTCACTGTCCAGTCGAATGGCAGCAGAGCCCCTTGAGCGATACGGGCATCTGAGGGCCAACTATGGATTTTGTAGTGTGAAATAGCTGGGAAAGAGCCGATCAAAATGCTCCCATTTGGAGTCAAAATCGGCACCTTCAATTCGTATCGCCAATTCTCTGCATAAAACGGTTCTATGTAGCTGCAGCCAAGTCACGGAGGGTTCACATTTAGATTTCCTTTAGGCGCTGGAAACTGCGGGCTTCTGGTTCCTCTTTGGGTATCTATGCCAACGGTCGAGAAATAAATCGTATTCCACTCCCATGCAGAAAACGTGAGTACGgggaaaaatggggggggggaggggcagggagacttCCCTGTTTAAAGACCGTCTGCCTGAACAAGGACTTTATCGGTTTATGAACCAAATGATTAGGGAATCAAGGGTGCTGACTTTTTGTAGGAAGTGCAGGGGGTGGGCGCGGGGGGCAGAGAACGAGGGGGCCTCGACACTGTCATTGTCTCAAAGGGGCTTGTTTGTTCTGATCTTCCCTGAATTTGGGAGGGGGAGCCTAGCTCAAacagctgggggaggtgggagggcgggAACAATGCTTTCCCcaacactgccccccaccccaccctgcccctgggAACCTGTGGACGCCccaggccctctctccctccctggcacTGATTTGGAGCCAGGACCCATGAAGGGAATAAGCTTTTCTCCCACATCTAAATTTTAGCCAGGCGTGGCTGTGTGGGTAGAAGCCGCATCCAAGTGGAACCATTTCCCTACAAGAAGGAGTGGAAaaggccgggcctggaagtcagagaatctgggctctcaccccagctccgccacttaccgctGGGTGAcggtgcgcaagtcacttcacttccctgtgcttcagcttcctcatctttaaaatgtgggatcgatatctgttctccctcctatttagactccaagtcctatgtgggacaggcactgtatcccagctgatactgtatctatcccaggactcagtacagtgcttggcacagagtaagtacttaataataatgatgacatttattaagcgcttactatgtccaagcacggttcgaagcactagggtagacagaaggtaatcaggttgtcccctgtgaggctcagtcttaatccccattttacagatatggtcactgaggcacagagaagttaaatgacttccccaaagtcacacagccaagtggcagagccgggattagaacccataacctccgactcccaagcccgtgctctttccactgagcaatgccgcttctcggcttaacaaataccatcaccgttatcatcattataatattgttatatcatactctcccaaacgcttaggacaatgctctgtacacagtaagcacttagtaaaagaggactatcatattattattcatagtagtaataataacgatgatggtatttgttagatgtttactatgtgccaggcactgtactaagtactgaggtggatagggttgggcacagtccctgttccatatggggctgcccagtctccatccccatttcacagatgagagaactgaggcccagagaagtgaagtgacttggccaaggtcatacagcagacaaggggcagagttgggattagaacccaggttcttctgactcccaggtgttgctctagccactaggccacactgcttctccttactgtgagagagagagataaagactgACTTACGTGGGCCCGAAAGGGATCTGGCACATGGGACAGCTCTCCAGAGCCCTCGTCCCTCCCATAGGCTTCTTGACGTCGGTCCCAGCAGCTGCCGCTTGCGGGGAAGTTGTGAGGCCAGCACCCTCCAGCCCAATGCCGCTTTCTGATTTTTCCCTACCAGGCATTCTCCGGTGGCCTTCTCCTTGGCCGTTCCCAACGGCTGGACCCTGCTCGGGGAGACTCCGAGTCACTGGGAGTGGCCAAATCTCCGGGCCCCTCTCTTTCTTACTGGGCCGGGGCGAATCTACCTTTGGAAAGGCTCGAAGACTCTCGGCCTTAAACGTTCCTGTCCGCTCAGGGGGGCTCAGGGGGCCGGGTTTGCTTCCCACAGCCTCGGCGGAAGAATTCCTCTTTCCTCTCGAAGGTTCCCTTCTCAGTCTCTGGGTTAACTGTTTCCGTTTGCTTCCGCTCCGCTGCGGAGATTTGGGATATTTTGCTTTATTGCCAAATTCAGGGGCCGGAGGAAACGGCATCCACTGAAACTCTTCTGCTCCAACCAGAAACGTTTCTGGCTCCCCTGGGTTTCTGCCCGTTTCTGCATTCTGGAAAAGAAGACATTTTTCCAGGAGGCTTTAGAACAGGGTAGAGCCAAGGAAGCAAAGTGGGCAAGGTGAAGCAGCCCCAAGGGGACCCCTCTTTCCAGACTTCTGGGCAAAGCCAGACCTCCCAAACTCCAGCTTACCCAGAATCCAGTCAAGAGAATTCTTTGGGCTCTTTGAGAGCTCCCACAGAGAAAACTACTTAATCTTCCGGGGGTGATGCTAAATTTCATTTCTATGGCGAATATCACCCCTAAGAGAAATCTGACCCAAAATGTCCAACTCTGAACGGTTTGTCCCCTGAAGACCCGACGTGTCCTTAACGTGCTGAGTTCTCCAAAACACCCCATCAGCCTCCATCCTGGCTCTTCGCCTGACCCCAGAAAGCCTCCCGGCTGATAACCTGGGAGATACATGCTAAAATACACAACTACTTAAGATTCATCAACCCGGCCCAGACTGCTCTCTGATCTACACACTTGTGTGAGTGTGGAAGATAAGCCCCCTTAGAGATGTCTTGTCCTCCACCAGAGACTGAGGTCAGCCGCTTTTTCCATGTTGCATTTTTATCGTCTCTGCAGGTGCTAAATGACAAACTTTTCCTAAATATTTGACTTAAAAGCCCTATTGGAGCGCAGAGGGCTTTTGGCCAACATTATGCTTGATGAATTTCACGGACCTAGATAACCATCaccatgaaagcagcatggcctagtggctagagcaagagtctgggagtcagaaggacctgggttctaatcctggctccaccatttctctgctgtgtgacctaggacaagccacttcacttctcagggcctcagttatctcatctgtaaattgggggtgaaggctgtgagccctatttgggagatgaactgtctccaacctgattacctcgtgtctatcccagtgcttggcagacagtcaGGGCTTAGCGAATACCAAATATATACTATATGCAGacaatatatatatgtagataatATATATTGAGatccattcaattcaatcataattattgagcgtttactgtgcacaaagcactatactaagcacttgggagagcactatgtatatatataaacatatttttactttatattatatataaatatatttataaatgttaaatatattaaatatattaaatatttaaatataatgtaatattaaatatatatataaagtcaATGTGGAGTGTAACCACCAGCCATCTACCAGCCTTGACAACTGTAATCTCTGTACGTctattttgagcagagcactggactaagcgcccacTGATTGGAACTAAACGGGCTCAGTGGTGAACGCTACTAATAAGTATTAAAAAGCCATATCTCCTTGTAAAAATCTAATTGTAAATGGCAACTGGGGTCCACTTAACGGCTGGAATTTACCGTAAAATGTACCTCCTGCCGAGGAGTAGGTCAGCACAACGTACCTTATCAACGAACTCCGGTAAATTTGGTGCCGCCTCCCAGCCTGCGGGCTTCGGTTCCGGATCGACGGCTCTCCACACCAGCCCCCACAGATCGTCGGGATCGGATGTTGCGGTCGCGTCGTCCTTAGGAGCGGACTCATTTAATCCTCCCTGGTCAATCCAAGAACTGCTGCCTAATGTTCTGGGGAACATAAAATATTGAAGAACCACTGATTCGATATATTCAAACCATTCAGAAAATTCCAGAACCCACCCCGGCCTGGACACCTCATAAAAGATGCAGTGTGCTTAACTGAAAATACTCAGCAAGAGGAGCGTGGATGTTTGAATGCTCCGTGCAAGGAAAGATGAACTGGACGAAGCTGTAATTTTCTAGTTTGGGGCAGAATCTTTTAGGATGTAAGTTGCTCAAAGAAAAATGCTAAATGGAAGCTTGCTCTCGGCAAAGTTTTACCAACAGTCAGTTCGACTGGCTTGCAAAGTTTTGAAATAGCAACTCACTCAATCTAtcattttgagcacttattgtgtagggCATTGTGTTGTGCtaaggctggggagagtacaatataacagaggtggtagacatgatccctgcccacaagaagcttacagttttagggggtgagggggagactgacagacacaaTCCATTTACAAAAACATCCCCTAGCCACTAGTTAAAACTGGctgagggaagagcacaggtctgggaggcagaaggtcatgggttctaatcctgactcggtcacttctccgctatgtgaccttgggcgagtcagcatggagtggtggatagagcagtggcctgggagtcacaacgttgtgggttttaatcccggctctgccacttgtctgctgtgtgactttgggcaagtcacttcacttccccgtggctcagttacttcatctgtaaaatggggatggagactgtgagccccatgtgggagagggactgtgtcctactcaatTTGCTAgagtcctccccagcgcttagtacagtgcctggaacatagtaaacgctgaacaaataccccaattattaaatACACTGTGCCGTTCAGTGACCAATGCTCCGCATTTTGGGAAGGGCTGGGAAAAGtgaacctccctcccccccccccacatatacAAATATTGAATATACGGGCACGCAAagagagtcagaggtgggaggggagagtctAAACAAtaccctctttgtgggcagggatcttgtcttccaaaTGTAATaaactacactctcccaagtggttaagggaggaaggaaaggaacatgaaaaagggagaaaggaaaggaaggaagaaggggaaggaaggaaggagagagaggaaagaaggaaggaagaagagaaaggaaagaaaggaagaaaagagagggaggaagagagagggaggaaggaaggaaggagagaaaggaaaggaagaagagagagggggagagaggggagagagggggagagagggggagagagggggagagagggggagagaggggagagagggggagagaggggagagagggggagagaggggaaggaaggagaaaggaggggaaggaagaagagagaggggggaggaaggagagaaagggag includes these proteins:
- the FAAP20 gene encoding Fanconi anemia core complex-associated protein 20 yields the protein MPFPPAPEFGNKAKYPKSPQRSGSKRKQLTQRLRREPSRGKRNSSAEAVGSKPGPLSPPERTGTFKAESLRAFPKVDSPRPSKKERGPEIWPLPVTRSLPEQGPAVGNGQGEGHRRMPGREKSESGIGLEGAGLTTSPQAAAAGTDVKKPMGGTRALESCPMCQIPFGPTLSQSDVDGHLAKCLSESTEDVIW